One genomic region from Acipenser ruthenus unplaced genomic scaffold, fAciRut3.2 maternal haplotype, whole genome shotgun sequence encodes:
- the LOC117432907 gene encoding somatostatin receptor type 5-like produces the protein MDLLNLTADALLQLSDSTPCPFPDNLTSRNCTEGAPGGPSVSGVLLPLIYLTVCVVGLGGNTLVIHVVLRYSRTETVTNIYILNLALADELFMLGLPFLAVQNALSYWPFGTHMCRLVMTVDGINQFTSIFCLTVMSIDRYLAVVHPIRSSKWRKPRVAKAVNATVWAVSFVVVLPVVVFANVPAGLGVCNIDWPQPADVWRATFIVYTSTLGFFGPLLVICLCYLLIVVKVRSAGKKVGTAASSKRKKSERKVTRMVVTVVALFVLCWLPFYALNIVNLVVSLPGEPRGVYFCVVALSYANSCANPFVYAFLSENFKRGFRRALCRRASRKVESREVRNGEPGKREEEEERGQEGGEGGGGGGEEEEEEEEEATEMTQICGIAQNGNGRRTLLLQGTGTTGASPTTDPSGKSSGVPGAARPPSNAPAPLNGIVKAADEPPAGEKSALLEISCL, from the coding sequence ATGGACCTCTTGAACCTCACTGCCGACGCCCTACTGCAGCTCTCCGACTCCACACCCTGCCCCTTCCCGGACAACCTGACCTCCCGGAACTGCACGGAGGGGGCCCCCGGGGGCCCCAGCGTGAGCGGGGTCCTGCTCCCCCTCATCTACTTGACGGTGTGCGTCGTCGGGCTGGGCGGGAACACGCTGGTCATCCACGTGGTCCTCCGCTACTCCAGAACGGAGACCGTCACCAACATCTACATCCTGAACTTGGCCCTGGCCGACGAGCTCTTCATGCTGGGCTTGCCCTTCCTGGCCGTGCAGAACGCCCTCTCCTACTGGCCCTTCGGCACCCACATGTGTCGCCTGGTCATGACCGTGGACGGGATCAACCAGTTCACCAGCATCTTCTGCCTGACCGTCATGAGCATTGACCGCTACCTGGCCGTGGTCCACCCCATCCGGTCCTCCAAGTGGAGGAAGCCCCGGGTGGCCAAGGCGGTCAACGCCACGGTGTGGGCCGTCTCTTTTGTGGTGGTCCTGCCCGTGGTGGTCTTCGCGAACGTCCCCGCAGGCCTGGGGGTCTGCAACATCGACTGGCCCCAGCCGGCGGACGTCTGGCGGGCCACTTTCATCGTCTACACCTCCACTCTGGGCTTCTTCGGCCCCTTGCTGGTCATCTGCCTGTGCTACCTGCTGATCGTGGTGAAGGTGCGCAGTGCCGGGAAGAAGGTGGGCACAGCGGCCTCTTCCAAGCGCAAGAAGTCGGAGCGGAAAGTCACCAGGATGGTGGTCACCGTGGTGGCTCTCTTCGTCCTCTGCTGGCTGCCCTTCTACGCCCTGAACATCGTCAACCTGGTGGTCTCGCTGCCCGGGGAGCCCCGGGGGGTCTACTTCTGCGTGGTGGCGCTGTCGTACGCCAACAGCTGCGCCAACCCCTTCGTCTACGCCTTCCTGTCGGAGAACTTCAAGAGAGGCTTCCGCAGGGCCCTCTGCCGCCGTGCCTCCAGGAAGGTGGAGAGCCGGGAGGTGCGGAACGGGGAGCCCgggaagagggaggaggaggaggagcgagGGCAggaaggaggagaggggggaggaggaggaggggaagaggaagaggaggaggaggaggaagccACAGAGATGACACAGATCTGCGGGATCGCCCAGAACGGGAACGGACGCAGGACGCTGCTGCTTCAAGGGACAGGTACCACCGGGGCGTCCCCCACGACGGACCCCAGCGGGAAGAGTTCAGGGGTCCCTGGGGCCGCGCGGCCCCCCTCGAACGCGCCGGCCCCCCTGAACGGGATCGTGAAAGCCGCCGACGAGCCTCCAGCGGGAGAGAAGAGCGCCCTGCTGGAGATCAGCTGTCTGTAA